GATTTGGTCGGTTTCGGCTTTGAACCCCGCCTGCTCCAGGAGGGGGCGTTGCGGATGGTTTTCAAGCTGCGGCTGCGTCAGGAATTCCAGGCACAGGCCGGCGTCGATCAGGTCGAGGGGTTGACTAGCGAGTCTGACGGTCATGGCGTTTCTCCAGAAGTTTTTTTTCGAGTCGGTTAAGGTAATAGAGAATACCTCCGGCGATGCTGAGCAGCATCGGCAGCGCGATATACCAGTGCTGTTTCATCCAGTGCAGCAGGTTCAGCAGCTCTTCGCCATAGTAGTAGGCGGGGATAATCGTGAGCGCTGCCCACATCCAGGCGCTGATGAGATTGATAAAAGCGAATTTGCGTGACGAGTATTTGGTCAGGCCGATTGACATCGGGATCACGGTGCGCAATCCGTAAAGATAGCGCTGGACGAAAATGATCGGCCAGCCGTATTTTTTGAGCAGCAGGTGGGCGATGGCGAATTTGCGGCGCTGCGAGCGCAGCTTTTCATGGATATACCCTTTGTTGAAACGGCCGATGTAAAAATAGATCTGGTCTCCGACGAAGCCGCCGACTCCCGCGACGAAAATGGCCATCGGGAGCCACATGTCTCCCGTATGGGACATGATACCGCCCATGATGAGTCCCATTTCCCCTTCGAGGATGCTCCATAAAAAGAGGATGACGTATCCGTATTCTTTGAGAAGATCGAGTAACAGTGCTTCCATCAATCCTCTTTACGCATCGAAATTCAGTAGGGATTTGGCCTGGATCATGTCTTTGTCGCCCCGGCCGGAGAGGTTGACGATGATCAGTTTGTTCCGGATGTCGGGCATCTTTTTGAGATAGGCGACGGCGTGGGCGGTTTCAAACGCGGGGATGATCCCCTCGGCGCGGCTGAGCCATACGAATGCTTCGAGCGCTTCGGCATCGGTGACATGATCGTAGGTGACGGTGCCGTTGTCTTTGTGAAACGCGTGTTCGGGCCCGATTCCCGGATAATCCAGACCCGCCGAGATCGAGTGGGCTTCGAGGATCTGGCCGTCTTCGTCTTGGAGGAGATAGCTCATCTGGCCGTGGAGGACGCCGGGGCGACCTTTTTCGAGCGAGCACCCGTGTTTATCGGTCTCGATCCCCAGCCCTCCGGCTTCGATGCCGATACACTGCACCTCCTGGTCTTCGAGGAAATGCTGGAACGTGCCGATGGCGTTCGAACCGCCGCCGATGCAGGCGATGACGTGGTCGGGAAGACGCCCCTCTTTTTCGAGAATCTGCGCACGCGCTTCCCAGCCGATGATCGCCTGAAAATCACGTACCATCATCGGATAGGGGTGCGGCCCCGCGACCGTTCCGATAATGTAGAACGTATCGCGCGCATGGGTGACCCAGTGGCGGATCGCGTCGTTCATGGCGTCTTTGAGGGTTTTGCTCCCGCTCTCGACCGCGTGGACTTTGGCTCCGAGGAGTTTCATCCGGAACACGTTGAGCTCCTGGCGCGCGACGTCTTTGGCTCCCATGAAGATTTCGCACTCCAGCCCCAGCAGTGCCGCGATCGTTGCCGTAGCAACCCCGTGCTGACCCGCGCCCGTTTCGGCGATCACTTTCTTCTTGCCCAGGCGTTTGGCCATCAGTCCCTGCGCGATAACGTTGTTGACCTTGTGGGCGCCTGTATGGTTGAGATCTTCGCGTTTGAGGTAGATTTTGGCTCCCAGCTCTTCGGAGAGGTTGGCGGCGTAATAAAGCGGGCTTGGCCGCCCGACGTAATCTTTGAGGTAGCCGTCCACTTCGCTCCAGAAGGTTTTATCGAAGCGGATCTGGCGGTACGCCTCTTCGAGTTCCAGCAAAACCGGCATCAGCGTTTCGGGGACGTAACGTCCTCCAAAGATGCCGAAATGGCCTTCTACGGGGTCGAATTTGGAAGGTGAGGGGATATACATCAATCAACTCCGATAACGGTATAGACTTCGACCAGTTCACCCAGGCGGGCCTGGCCACCGAGGAAATCAAGCCCCATGATGAAACACGCCTCGACACAGTCGGCTCCCACTTTGTTGATCAGGCTGGCGGCCGCGTACGCCGTCCCGCCGGTCGCGATCAAATCGTCGATGAGAAGTACTTTGGGGTTATCGACCCCCGCAAAGGCGTCGATGTGGATTTCCACCTCGTCCACGCCGTATTCGAGGGAGTATTTTTCCGAAACGGTCGTGTAGGGGAGCTTCCCTTTTTTACGGATGGGGACGAAACCGACACCGAGCATCTGCGCGAGTGCGGCGCCGAAGATGAACCCGCGCGC
The DNA window shown above is from Campylobacterota bacterium and carries:
- a CDS encoding DedA family protein — its product is MEALLLDLLKEYGYVILFLWSILEGEMGLIMGGIMSHTGDMWLPMAIFVAGVGGFVGDQIYFYIGRFNKGYIHEKLRSQRRKFAIAHLLLKKYGWPIIFVQRYLYGLRTVIPMSIGLTKYSSRKFAFINLISAWMWAALTIIPAYYYGEELLNLLHWMKQHWYIALPMLLSIAGGILYYLNRLEKKLLEKRHDRQTR
- the trpB gene encoding tryptophan synthase subunit beta, with the protein product MYIPSPSKFDPVEGHFGIFGGRYVPETLMPVLLELEEAYRQIRFDKTFWSEVDGYLKDYVGRPSPLYYAANLSEELGAKIYLKREDLNHTGAHKVNNVIAQGLMAKRLGKKKVIAETGAGQHGVATATIAALLGLECEIFMGAKDVARQELNVFRMKLLGAKVHAVESGSKTLKDAMNDAIRHWVTHARDTFYIIGTVAGPHPYPMMVRDFQAIIGWEARAQILEKEGRLPDHVIACIGGGSNAIGTFQHFLEDQEVQCIGIEAGGLGIETDKHGCSLEKGRPGVLHGQMSYLLQDEDGQILEAHSISAGLDYPGIGPEHAFHKDNGTVTYDHVTDAEALEAFVWLSRAEGIIPAFETAHAVAYLKKMPDIRNKLIIVNLSGRGDKDMIQAKSLLNFDA
- a CDS encoding adenine phosphoribosyltransferase produces the protein MTLTTQERAFLMASIRDIPDFPKPGIVFKDITTLLANKDAFALLMRHLSERYGAYNLSHVAGIDARGFIFGAALAQMLGVGFVPIRKKGKLPYTTVSEKYSLEYGVDEVEIHIDAFAGVDNPKVLLIDDLIATGGTAYAAASLINKVGADCVEACFIMGLDFLGGQARLGELVEVYTVIGVD